A region of Chloroflexota bacterium DNA encodes the following proteins:
- a CDS encoding YkgJ family cysteine cluster protein, whose translation MRDCRVGCGACCIALSISSPIPGMPNGKPAGVRCIQLTEDNRCKLFGLPERPTVCVRLKPLREMCGENRDDALRYLAELERLTTSASPNSVRDVV comes from the coding sequence GTGAGAGACTGTCGCGTAGGTTGCGGCGCGTGCTGCATCGCGCTTTCGATTTCGTCGCCAATCCCAGGAATGCCGAACGGCAAGCCGGCAGGCGTGCGATGCATTCAATTGACGGAAGACAACCGGTGCAAACTATTCGGGTTGCCCGAACGACCGACGGTGTGCGTGCGCCTCAAGCCATTGCGCGAAATGTGCGGGGAGAATCGTGACGACGCGTTGCGCTATCTCGCCGAATTGGAACGATTGACGACAAGTGCGTCGCCCAATTCCGTTCGCGATGTGGTATAA